DNA sequence from the Syngnathus acus chromosome 5, fSynAcu1.2, whole genome shotgun sequence genome:
CTAGTTTGAATTTTATTAAAGAGTTCACACATTGCAGGACGGAACAGTTCCCCTGTGCTATTGGTTGGTGCGTTTTGCACGATCAACTAAAATTTCAATCTTTTACAAAGATTCCAAATGATGCATTTTCGAGTACGTACTCACTCAGTCCATCCATTTAGACTTCTTCATTGTGTCTTCCTTTGTAGGTGGAGTCAGCAGTGCAGGCAATCCATCAGGACCGGCGGGAGTTTTTAGAAGAGGCCTGTCGCTCCTACACCCGAAAGCGTAGAGTCCTAATCCCGGAAGACCTGAAGCACGTGATTGTAGATGACCAGCATGGTTTGCTGTACTGCTATGTCCCCAAAGTGGCCTGCACCAACTGGAAACGGGTACTCATGGTCCTGACCGGCGCCGCCGGATCCCGCCATGACCCACTGGGCATACCGGCGAACGAGGCCCACGTCTCCGGAAACCTGCGCACCTTGTCCGAGTATTCAGCTTCCCAGATCAACCAACGCTTGCGCTCCTACTTGAAGTTCGTGTTTGTGCGCGAGCCGTTCGAACGGCTGGTGTCCGCCTACCGAAACAAATTCACACGAAGCTACAACACGGCTTTCCACAAACGATACGGCACCAAGATAGTGCGCCGGCACAGGCCCAACCCGCAGCCAGAATCTTTGGAGAAAGGCAACGATGTCTCCTTCGAGGAGTTCGTCTATTACCTGGTAAACCCGGCCACCCAGATCGAGGAACCCTTCAACGAGCACTGGGAGCGGGTGCACTCGCTGTGCCACCCTTGCCTCATCCACTACGACGTGGTGGGTAAATACGAGACGCTGGAGCAGGACTCCAGCTACGTGCTACGGCTGGCCGGCGTGGCGGACCAGCTCAGCTTTCCTGCCTCGTCCAAAAGCGCCAGGACCACGGGGGACATGGCTGCAAAGCTCTTCCTAAACATCAGCCCCTTCTATCAGAAGAAGCTATACAACCTCTTTCGCATGGACTTCCTGTTATTCAACTACTCTGTGCCAGCATACCTTAAGTTTTGACCAGGCCGAGGTGTCGCGTTGTACATCCGTAAACGGTGGATGACGACAATAAACCCGACGTACGCGcatgcatttgtttgactGGGTGAACCACCACATTCGAGACGCACAAGGTGAAAACAGGTATGATTTCATATTTTACTGTTTATGGTGCTCAAGGGAGTACTAGTGCTGGTGGAGTTtgagggggggtggggagcCCCCCTCAAATATGCGATGGCCCACCCAAGTGCCAGGCCAGACTTTTGGGTGTTTTCCAATTTGTGTCAGGAACTGTTTTCCACCCCCCCATATAGTGAATGTTTATCcaattttccaaaaatgtctttgtatTTATCTGCAAATTGTTTTAAGATATCCTTGCTCCCCCTTAGCGCCGCCAGTGAGTAGTCTGTGATTGTgtacattcatttttaaatttgacgtgtttgtttttgtcttggtgAATTTGCACAACAAATGTGATTTCTCTGTTGGGGGTGATGTTACAAGAGCACAATGAACGTTTCTAATTGCATTTTGGACAGTGAATGTCTCTTATGTGCCTTTTGACGGTCAACCTTTAGATGACCCCAgagaatttgttttgtaaacgTGCCtgtgtttcattttataatgttgtgacaaaattgttttgtatttattgtgcTGTTTTGGACTGAATTGCATCAAGCCAGTCAACAAACATTGGcaaaattttcaaataaacgTCATCGAGCAACAACATTTATTGGAATAAGTATTGGCGACCGCAACACTCAAGCATGACAAACATGTACAATTCTAGACACGGAGAAAAAAGTAGCGCAATCTACCGTTTGCATAACACTTCTGGAGCTAAAATATTGCAACAACACCAGAATATGCAATATAATCTTTTATGACATTCATCTTGGAACCCTTCATAGAAATCTCTTAAATCTTCCCGCTGTCTCGACATAAGCAAGTGTAGAAAACGTACATTTTGGACGTTGGAAAAATTGATAGGCTGAATACCGCACAGTACATTTTAATTACTCTATTAAATGCAAGATCTGACAAGAGTTGTAAAATTACAACACTAAAGCGCATCATTGATATTTGTTGGTTGTGTCATCTTAATATTTCCACTGAGATGATACTAAAACTATAAACTATACATCAATACTGTTCACAGTGAGCTGGAAAATATGCAAACTAGTATGCAATGACCTCATTTGGTTACATTCCATCAACTTCAACAAACATTCCCTTGAGCAAGAAATTTGGATTCATTCAAATTTTTGGCGGAAAAACCAAACCAACTCTTTGACCTCCCGACTGACGCGGATGTATAAAATGCTTCATTGGTGGAATAATACTGTCTTATAACATAAACTATAAAGTACTAGgggaatattttgtttgacatttttatactTGCATTAGTCATTGCTGTCAAACATTGATCTACTTTTGCACAGCATTATTTTTCTATAAGTATGTTAGCTTACAAAGCTAAGGTCAGCAAGTACACAGCTTTAGTACTTTAAGTTTCTAGTCTGTGTCTAGGGGCTTAGTTAGCTAAACACAAGCCTACATGACAACATAATTAACCGGCCGGTAGGAAGTGCTGAGTGACTAAGTTTACACAAACTCTAAATTCCTGCATGGGTGTTCGGGTCCCAGAACGTTGGATTGATCAAATCCTTTCACAAGTCGGTCTTGTGAATCAGTCTGAAGCTTAGGGCTAGAAAACCCGTTCCCAGCAGGTCACCCAGTGCTGTCAGGTAGGGGATGGAGAAGTTGTCCGGGTCCAAGCCCCTTTGCCACAGCCACCTCACCATCAGGTTGGCTACATGCAGAAGAATCACCACCTGGTCAATGGCAGCAGT
Encoded proteins:
- the LOC119122941 gene encoding carbohydrate sulfotransferase 11-like; this translates as MRKPKNIRMLFALSLGCFVMVIFYFNSNVKPASEQLGDRSNGQKARRSPLQTLYDGDQVESAVQAIHQDRREFLEEACRSYTRKRRVLIPEDLKHVIVDDQHGLLYCYVPKVACTNWKRVLMVLTGAAGSRHDPLGIPANEAHVSGNLRTLSEYSASQINQRLRSYLKFVFVREPFERLVSAYRNKFTRSYNTAFHKRYGTKIVRRHRPNPQPESLEKGNDVSFEEFVYYLVNPATQIEEPFNEHWERVHSLCHPCLIHYDVVGKYETLEQDSSYVLRLAGVADQLSFPASSKSARTTGDMAAKLFLNISPFYQKKLYNLFRMDFLLFNYSVPAYLKF